A region of Panicum virgatum strain AP13 chromosome 8N, P.virgatum_v5, whole genome shotgun sequence DNA encodes the following proteins:
- the LOC120684458 gene encoding uncharacterized protein LOC120684458, with amino-acid sequence MADPVATVEKIVKIGLKIKDAVDKARHNEDECREIRKRVLRFSAILSQLQQTGMMNGSPAMSGALEDLEETLEQALKLVAACQERTTVRRLIAAGDLSKQLRRVKDDILNKVMMASFAINAHTTIVLLTIQAGGHAPPRQPQDTGVTELLSHSVQSTNDPRSELIGEKNKVRPGSEPPFATLFGKVTSLFQEKGKVTSCAKFCLILTVATSPQLCMCAYAIF; translated from the exons ATGGCCGATCCGGTGGCCACCGTGGAGAAGATCGTCAAAATCGGGCTCAAGATCAAGGACGCCGTGGACAAGGCTCGCCACAACGAGGACGAGTGCCGCGAGATCAGAAAGAGGGTGCTCAGGTTCAGCGCCATCCTGTCGCAGCTGCAGCAGACGGGGATGATGAATGGCAGCCCGGCGATGAGCGGCGCGCTGGAGGACCTGGAGGAGACGCTCGAGCAGGCCCTCAAGCTTGTCGCCGCGTGCCAGGAGAGGACCACCGTCCGCCGCCTCATCGCCGCCGGGGACCTGTCGAAGCAGCTGCGCCGGGTCAAAGATGACATCTTGAATAAAGTGATGATGGCGTCCTTCGCCATCAACGCCCACACCACCATCGTGCTGTTAACGATTCAGGCTGGCGGTCATGCTCCGCCCCGGCAGCCACAG GATACAGGAGTTACGGAGTTATTATCACATAGCGTTCAATCAACCAATGATCCTAG ATCTGAATTGATTGGTGAGAAAAACAAAGTACGACCAGGAAGTGAGCCGCCTTTTGCTACTTTATTTGGTAAGGTGAcgtctttgtttcaagaaaaaggTAAGGTGACGTCTTGTGCAAAGTTTTGTTTGATCTTAACAGTGGCTACAAGCCCACAACTGTGTATGTGCGCGTATGCAATATTTTAG